One genomic window of Cricetulus griseus strain 17A/GY chromosome 3, alternate assembly CriGri-PICRH-1.0, whole genome shotgun sequence includes the following:
- the E2f3 gene encoding transcription factor E2F3 isoform X4: MPLQQQAKRRLELGESGHQYLSDGLKTPKGKGRAALRSPDSPKTPKSPSEKTRYDTSLGLLTKKFIQLLSQSPDGVLDLNKAAEVLKVQKRRIYDITNVLEGIHLIKKKSKNNVQWMGCSLSEDGGMLAQCQGLSKEVTELSQEEKKLDELIQSCTLDLKLLTEDSENQRLAYVTYQDIRKISGLKDQTVIVVKAPPETRLEVPDSIESLQIHLASTQGPIEVYLCPEETETHRPMKTNNQDHNGNIPKPTSKDLASNNSGHSDCSVSTANLSPLASPANLLQQTEDQIPSNLEGPFVNLLPPLLQEDYLLSLGEEEGISDLFDAYDLEKLPLVEDFMCS, encoded by the exons GCAAAGCGAAGGCTGGAGCTGGGTGAGAGTGGCCATCAGTACCTCTCAGATGGTCTAAAAACCCCCAAGGGCAAAGGAAGAGCTGCACTGCGGAGTCCTGATAGTCCAAAAA ctcCAAAATCTCCCTCAGAAAAAACGCGGTATGATACGTCACTCGGTCTGCTCACCAAGAAGTTCATTCAGCTCCTGAGCCAGTCGCCTGATGGGGTCCTGGATCTGAACAAGGCAGCAGAGGTGCTCAAAGTGCAGAAGAGGAGGATTTATGACATCACCAACGTGCTGGAAGGCATCCACCTCATTAAGAAGAAGTCTAAGAACAACGTCCAGTGGAT GGGCTGCAGTCTGTCTGAGGATGGGGGCATGCTGGCCCAGTGTCAAGGCCTGTCCAAAGAAGTGACCGAGCTCAgtcaggaagagaagaaattaGATGAGCTGATCCAAAGCTGTACCCTGGACCTCAAACTGTTAACCGAGGATTCAGAGAATCAAAG GTTAGCTTATGTTACATATCAAGATATTCGAAAAATTAGTGGCCTTAAAGACCAAACTGTTATAGTTGTGAAAGCCCCTCCAGAAACAAGACTTGAAGTGCCTGATTCAATAGAG AGCCTACAAATACATTTGGCAAGTACCCAAGGGCCCATTGAGGTTTACTTGTGTCcagaagagacagaaacacacagacccatgaaaacaaacaaccaagacCACAATGGGAATATCCCTAAGCCCACTTCCAAAG acTTGGCCTCTAACAACTCAGGACATAGCGACTGCTCCGTTTCCACAGCAAAcctctctcctctggcctccccagCCAACCTTTTACAGCAGACTGAGGACCAAATTCCTTCCAACCTTGAAGGACCCTTTGTGAACTTACTGCCTCCCCTGCTCCAAGAGGACTATCTACTGAGCCTAGGGGAGGAAGAGGGCATCAGCGACCTCTTTGATGCATATGATTTGGAAAAGCTGCCCCTCGTGGAGGACTTCATGTGTAGTTGA
- the E2f3 gene encoding transcription factor E2F3 isoform X3 translates to MPLQQQAKRRLELGESGHQYLSDGLKTPKGKGRAALRSPDSPKKKTRYDTSLGLLTKKFIQLLSQSPDGVLDLNKAAEVLKVQKRRIYDITNVLEGIHLIKKKSKNNVQWMGCSLSEDGGMLAQCQGLSKEVTELSQEEKKLDELIQSCTLDLKLLTEDSENQRLAYVTYQDIRKISGLKDQTVIVVKAPPETRLEVPDSIESLQIHLASTQGPIEVYLCPEETETHRPMKTNNQDHNGNIPKPTSKDLASNNSGHSDCSVSTANLSPLASPANLLQQTEDQIPSNLEGPFVNLLPPLLQEDYLLSLGEEEGISDLFDAYDLEKLPLVEDFMCS, encoded by the exons GCAAAGCGAAGGCTGGAGCTGGGTGAGAGTGGCCATCAGTACCTCTCAGATGGTCTAAAAACCCCCAAGGGCAAAGGAAGAGCTGCACTGCGGAGTCCTGATAGTCCAAAAA AAAAAACGCGGTATGATACGTCACTCGGTCTGCTCACCAAGAAGTTCATTCAGCTCCTGAGCCAGTCGCCTGATGGGGTCCTGGATCTGAACAAGGCAGCAGAGGTGCTCAAAGTGCAGAAGAGGAGGATTTATGACATCACCAACGTGCTGGAAGGCATCCACCTCATTAAGAAGAAGTCTAAGAACAACGTCCAGTGGAT GGGCTGCAGTCTGTCTGAGGATGGGGGCATGCTGGCCCAGTGTCAAGGCCTGTCCAAAGAAGTGACCGAGCTCAgtcaggaagagaagaaattaGATGAGCTGATCCAAAGCTGTACCCTGGACCTCAAACTGTTAACCGAGGATTCAGAGAATCAAAG GTTAGCTTATGTTACATATCAAGATATTCGAAAAATTAGTGGCCTTAAAGACCAAACTGTTATAGTTGTGAAAGCCCCTCCAGAAACAAGACTTGAAGTGCCTGATTCAATAGAG AGCCTACAAATACATTTGGCAAGTACCCAAGGGCCCATTGAGGTTTACTTGTGTCcagaagagacagaaacacacagacccatgaaaacaaacaaccaagacCACAATGGGAATATCCCTAAGCCCACTTCCAAAG acTTGGCCTCTAACAACTCAGGACATAGCGACTGCTCCGTTTCCACAGCAAAcctctctcctctggcctccccagCCAACCTTTTACAGCAGACTGAGGACCAAATTCCTTCCAACCTTGAAGGACCCTTTGTGAACTTACTGCCTCCCCTGCTCCAAGAGGACTATCTACTGAGCCTAGGGGAGGAAGAGGGCATCAGCGACCTCTTTGATGCATATGATTTGGAAAAGCTGCCCCTCGTGGAGGACTTCATGTGTAGTTGA